In Arthrobacter ramosus, one DNA window encodes the following:
- a CDS encoding Rieske (2Fe-2S) protein: protein MSESQPGTLAALRRTDPVTGPSTEDFEYVCEYDDMVLDEFRSVEIGGREVCVVRTLAGVFAIGSKCPHQAANMCDGAIKGTMEPSERNEYHFAQEGEIVTCPWHGYEFSLRTGASVGGALKGRLGAYQIEVRDGAVYCSPRRIRPERPARAERPARRVGE from the coding sequence ATGAGCGAATCCCAGCCCGGCACACTCGCCGCCTTGCGTCGAACGGACCCGGTCACCGGTCCCTCGACAGAGGACTTCGAGTATGTGTGCGAGTACGACGACATGGTCCTGGATGAGTTTCGGAGCGTCGAGATCGGCGGCCGCGAGGTGTGCGTGGTGCGCACCCTCGCCGGGGTCTTCGCGATCGGTTCGAAGTGCCCGCACCAGGCCGCCAACATGTGTGATGGCGCCATCAAAGGCACGATGGAGCCGTCGGAGCGCAACGAGTATCACTTCGCACAAGAAGGCGAGATCGTCACCTGCCCATGGCATGGATACGAGTTCAGCCTGCGAACGGGTGCCAGCGTGGGCGGTGCGCTCAAAGGCAGGCTGGGCGCCTACCAGATTGAAGTCCGCGACGGCGCAGTGTATTGCAGTCCCCGCCGTATCCGCCCGGAAAGGCCCGCGCGCGCGGAGCGTCCAGCTCGAAGGGTCGGGGAGTAG
- a CDS encoding HpcH/HpaI aldolase/citrate lyase family protein, translating to MREGLCTLLFVPADDARKVNKALESGADAVILDLEDAIAPQAKDNARRLVREILDARIEGGPAMIVRINAPDKRWGVSDLEVLSGAALDAIMVPKATPRMLGLLPLTCPPVIGLVETAEGVEEVPGVAADPRVVRLMLGSADLAADVGSELRTDELDLLYPRSRVAMASAAAGIEGPIDVVHLDITDDDGLVAASGRSRSLGFTAKACIHPRQLGPVKDAFTPGEDDIVHALAVVEAYEQAQINGHGVATVGTKLVDLPVLRRAQRTLTISGISARPLTKENL from the coding sequence ATGCGAGAGGGTCTGTGCACGCTACTTTTTGTCCCGGCCGACGACGCGCGCAAGGTGAACAAGGCGCTTGAGAGCGGCGCCGATGCTGTCATTCTTGACCTCGAAGACGCGATCGCCCCTCAAGCGAAAGACAACGCCCGCCGTCTTGTCCGCGAGATTCTGGACGCCCGCATCGAAGGCGGTCCGGCGATGATCGTCCGGATCAACGCGCCCGACAAGCGCTGGGGAGTCTCCGACCTGGAGGTGCTCAGCGGCGCAGCCCTGGACGCCATCATGGTCCCGAAAGCGACTCCCCGCATGCTGGGCCTCCTGCCTCTGACGTGCCCGCCCGTGATCGGGCTGGTGGAGACTGCCGAGGGTGTGGAGGAAGTGCCCGGTGTCGCCGCTGACCCTCGCGTCGTACGCCTCATGCTGGGTTCGGCCGATCTTGCGGCCGATGTCGGGAGCGAGTTGCGCACCGACGAACTCGACCTGCTCTACCCCCGGTCGCGGGTGGCGATGGCCTCGGCTGCCGCCGGGATCGAGGGACCAATCGACGTCGTGCATCTGGACATCACCGACGACGACGGCCTTGTTGCGGCCTCGGGGCGGTCACGCAGCCTGGGTTTCACCGCGAAAGCCTGCATCCACCCGCGGCAACTCGGCCCGGTCAAGGACGCCTTCACACCAGGTGAGGATGACATTGTGCACGCCCTGGCCGTTGTCGAGGCCTACGAGCAGGCCCAGATAAACGGCCACGGGGTCGCGACGGTGGGAACGAAACTTGTCGACCTACCAGTGCTGCGCAGGGCTCAACGCACCCTGACCATCTCGGGCATCTCCGCCCGTCCACTTACTAAGGAGAACCTATGA
- a CDS encoding ROK family protein — protein MSELSTDRSPANTILRLVAEGKVTSRAQAARVTGMARSTIGLHVDQMLRDEVLAELEESQGARGRPARELTVGRGAGYVVDVIFDRTNTCVAISDASAAVVDSRTIDILLNPDPKAVIGKVLDAAADLLSGHGLVLSDVRQVIASVPAPVDFHEGVTAHRSIMAGWEGIQIAKILSEHFGAPALMDNDANLMALGAATTVHRDELPLLHLQLSTGIGAGLITADAKIHRGADGSAGDIGHLRIDSRAQARCQCGKVGCIGAYASLHAVMSQLGIETDSVTDPRAGREALTQLVRKADPAALAALRDAAGHLGQLTAILVDMFNPRTIVLGGGMIELSDDVLSTIRGVVYQEALSIATRRLVISPSRLGNKAALVGAARLGADELLDMSPQVGQARYLAE, from the coding sequence ATGAGCGAGTTATCAACCGACCGATCGCCAGCCAATACGATCCTGCGTTTGGTTGCTGAAGGTAAAGTGACGAGCCGGGCCCAGGCGGCGCGTGTGACCGGGATGGCGCGCTCGACGATTGGCCTACACGTGGATCAAATGCTCCGCGATGAGGTCCTCGCCGAGTTGGAGGAGTCCCAAGGGGCACGGGGGCGCCCGGCGAGAGAATTGACGGTCGGCAGGGGCGCCGGATATGTCGTGGATGTGATTTTTGATCGTACGAACACTTGCGTTGCCATATCCGATGCCAGCGCCGCTGTAGTGGACTCACGCACTATCGATATCCTGTTGAATCCGGACCCGAAGGCCGTGATTGGGAAAGTTCTCGATGCTGCGGCCGATCTCCTCTCCGGCCATGGTCTCGTACTCTCCGACGTCCGTCAGGTCATAGCGAGTGTCCCGGCACCCGTGGACTTCCACGAGGGAGTCACGGCACACCGATCCATCATGGCTGGCTGGGAAGGGATTCAGATCGCGAAAATCCTGAGTGAGCACTTCGGTGCTCCGGCACTCATGGATAACGATGCAAACCTTATGGCGTTGGGGGCAGCGACAACAGTGCATCGCGACGAGCTGCCATTGCTGCACTTGCAGCTTTCGACCGGGATCGGTGCCGGGCTTATTACGGCGGACGCAAAAATCCACCGCGGTGCCGACGGTTCCGCGGGCGACATTGGCCATTTGCGCATAGATAGCCGAGCTCAGGCGCGCTGTCAGTGTGGCAAGGTGGGTTGCATCGGCGCCTACGCGAGTCTTCATGCCGTCATGTCCCAGCTTGGTATCGAAACAGACAGTGTTACAGATCCGCGGGCCGGGCGAGAGGCTCTGACTCAGCTGGTTCGAAAGGCGGATCCGGCCGCATTGGCGGCGTTGCGAGATGCGGCAGGTCACTTGGGGCAGCTGACGGCGATTTTGGTTGACATGTTCAACCCGAGGACGATTGTCCTGGGTGGCGGAATGATTGAGCTCAGCGATGATGTGCTCTCAACAATCAGGGGCGTTGTCTATCAGGAGGCGTTGTCCATCGCCACTCGCCGCTTGGTGATTAGCCCGTCGCGTCTTGGAAATAAGGCGGCCTTGGTCGGTGCTGCGAGGCTTGGCGCGGATGAGCTGCTCGACATGTCGCCCCAGGTCGGGCAGGCCAGGTATTTGGCTGAGTAG
- a CDS encoding amidohydrolase family protein has translation MTTALNPPGRDPIVDCDVHPMARTTEDFYPYLTAHWRRHFEERGVRTYARARDRYNHPADTQRLDAYPADGGPAGSDPELVIERHLDPYGITTALLLPQQPYGTTAWGDIDAANAFVNATNDYFVETWVDRDPRFGLAITVSPHDPAQAAAEIRRHAGTPGVVAVQLLVMERMLGDSWYNPIYEAAVEAGLPIAVHQSGSEGCYTFSQGPAGGVPRSYGERHSVLTQVGAANVADLIVNGTFEAFPSLKVVFVEWGFSWLPSLMNRLDLFWERDPGAALRIKKKPSEYIREHITFTTQPLDEVETQAELDALFSPAGVSDVLLFSSDYPHYDTDDPFFVLHNKIPEGLRRAVCYENALGVFGDKIFRTPFTL, from the coding sequence ATGACAACGGCGTTGAATCCACCCGGCAGGGATCCCATCGTGGACTGTGACGTGCATCCGATGGCACGCACCACCGAAGACTTCTATCCGTATTTGACCGCGCATTGGCGTCGACACTTCGAGGAGCGTGGCGTACGTACCTACGCCCGGGCGCGCGACCGGTACAACCATCCGGCCGACACGCAGCGGCTGGACGCCTACCCCGCCGACGGGGGTCCCGCGGGGTCAGACCCGGAACTCGTCATTGAGCGGCATCTGGACCCGTATGGCATCACCACGGCGCTCCTGCTCCCGCAACAGCCGTACGGCACCACCGCGTGGGGTGACATTGATGCCGCGAACGCCTTTGTTAACGCCACCAATGACTACTTCGTTGAGACCTGGGTCGACCGTGACCCCCGCTTCGGCCTCGCCATCACTGTTTCACCTCACGATCCTGCCCAGGCCGCAGCGGAAATCCGCCGCCACGCTGGCACGCCTGGCGTAGTCGCCGTGCAGCTGCTCGTCATGGAGCGGATGCTAGGGGATTCCTGGTACAACCCGATTTATGAGGCGGCCGTCGAAGCCGGGCTGCCCATCGCCGTCCACCAGAGCGGGTCCGAGGGCTGCTACACGTTCTCCCAGGGACCGGCCGGCGGCGTGCCGCGTTCGTATGGTGAGCGTCACTCGGTGCTCACCCAGGTTGGCGCGGCCAACGTTGCTGACCTCATCGTCAACGGAACATTCGAGGCGTTTCCCAGCCTCAAGGTGGTCTTTGTGGAGTGGGGCTTCAGCTGGCTGCCTTCTTTGATGAACCGCCTCGACCTTTTTTGGGAGCGTGACCCGGGCGCCGCGCTGCGGATCAAGAAGAAGCCGAGCGAATACATTCGCGAACACATCACCTTCACCACCCAGCCTCTTGATGAGGTTGAGACGCAGGCTGAGCTGGATGCCCTCTTCTCGCCCGCCGGGGTCTCGGACGTGTTGCTTTTCAGCTCCGACTATCCCCACTACGACACCGACGACCCCTTCTTCGTATTGCACAACAAAATCCCCGAAGGGTTGCGTCGCGCCGTGTGCTACGAAAACGCACTCGGCGTGTTCGGCGACAAGATCTTCCGTACCCCGTTCACGCTCTGA
- a CDS encoding sugar phosphate isomerase/epimerase family protein, with translation MERRLPVVASAGFTAIKSEVPLGMTAQTYRSRLGEYGIRPGPGYVPMPWFEDKSSRAPFLERARTIAATNAALEAPLVFLAMGMDKNAARVLHPGVGFGQSSDRLESVRDYLAEAAQIMVSEGAVPALHPHVGTWVETADEARFVLDTVDENILKFGPDAGHLSWTGINPAELIAEYAPRVAGIHIKDYFDVLSMRSRTDDIDYRSTVLAGFWTEPGYGDANIDEVLDAAGPSFDGWVVVEVDRGTVAPDESIRRCGEWLASRFTDPLPAKAHSHTS, from the coding sequence TTGGAACGCAGGCTCCCGGTAGTCGCATCTGCCGGCTTTACTGCCATAAAGTCTGAAGTTCCGCTCGGAATGACGGCGCAGACCTATCGGTCTCGGCTCGGCGAGTACGGGATCCGTCCGGGTCCCGGCTACGTTCCGATGCCCTGGTTCGAGGACAAATCCTCCAGAGCTCCCTTTTTGGAGCGGGCGCGCACGATCGCCGCCACAAATGCCGCCCTGGAGGCCCCGCTGGTTTTCCTCGCCATGGGCATGGACAAGAATGCGGCGAGGGTACTCCATCCAGGAGTCGGATTCGGACAGAGTTCAGACAGACTTGAGTCGGTCAGGGACTATCTTGCTGAGGCTGCGCAGATCATGGTGTCTGAAGGAGCCGTTCCTGCTCTCCACCCACATGTCGGGACGTGGGTTGAGACGGCGGACGAAGCTCGATTTGTTCTCGACACGGTTGATGAGAACATCCTGAAATTCGGTCCCGACGCGGGGCACCTTTCATGGACCGGAATCAACCCGGCGGAATTAATTGCGGAGTATGCCCCAAGGGTGGCTGGTATTCACATCAAGGACTACTTTGATGTCCTGTCGATGCGCAGTCGCACTGACGACATCGACTACCGCTCCACGGTGCTTGCGGGCTTCTGGACCGAACCTGGCTATGGCGATGCAAACATCGATGAGGTCCTGGATGCCGCCGGTCCGAGCTTCGACGGTTGGGTCGTAGTTGAAGTTGACCGGGGAACGGTCGCTCCGGACGAGAGCATCCGAAGGTGCGGAGAGTGGCTCGCCAGCAGATTTACGGACCCTCTTCCGGCTAAGGCGCATTCTCACACGTCTTGA
- a CDS encoding type II toxin-antitoxin system RelE/ParE family toxin — protein MKELRPGSSGRCELRILFAFDPERHAILLIAGDKAGNWSKWYKTNIPIADGLFDCQRSCSHTSSVAP, from the coding sequence ATGAAGGAGCTGCGGCCTGGATCGAGCGGTCGGTGTGAGTTGCGGATCTTGTTTGCCTTCGACCCGGAGCGGCATGCGATTTTGCTCATTGCAGGCGACAAGGCAGGTAACTGGAGCAAGTGGTACAAAACGAACATCCCGATTGCGGATGGGCTGTTCGACTGCCAAAGAAGCTGCTCGCATACGTCATCCGTAGCGCCCTGA
- a CDS encoding MaoC family dehydratase: protein MSTDTVMAPKQWRGRFFEDMEVGDVYRSRLGRTIEQTDNTWFTLLTMNTNQVHFNSEFAAKTEFKAPLVNSCLTLSIVVGLSVSDTSENAMANLAWDKISMPNPVFAGDTLWAESEVTSKRESKSRPNQGIIGIRTRGINQHGQTVVEYQRTFMMYRKHAPQAVEQFPEPTSEWNV from the coding sequence ATGAGCACCGACACCGTCATGGCACCCAAACAGTGGCGCGGCCGCTTCTTCGAAGACATGGAGGTGGGAGACGTCTACCGGAGCCGTCTGGGGCGCACCATCGAGCAAACAGACAACACGTGGTTCACCCTGCTCACCATGAACACCAACCAGGTGCATTTCAACAGTGAGTTCGCCGCGAAGACGGAGTTCAAGGCCCCGCTCGTCAACTCGTGCCTGACCCTGTCGATCGTGGTGGGGCTCTCCGTGTCAGACACGAGCGAGAACGCCATGGCGAACCTCGCCTGGGACAAGATCTCCATGCCCAACCCTGTCTTCGCCGGTGACACCCTGTGGGCCGAAAGCGAAGTGACCTCCAAACGCGAATCGAAGTCGCGCCCGAATCAGGGCATCATCGGGATCCGCACCCGGGGCATCAACCAGCACGGCCAGACCGTCGTCGAATACCAGCGCACGTTCATGATGTATCGCAAACATGCCCCCCAGGCGGTCGAACAGTTTCCCGAACCGACCTCGGAATGGAACGTCTAG
- a CDS encoding Gfo/Idh/MocA family protein — protein sequence MKSPTKIRFALVGAGVIGNHHQKVMKELSPEIELVAVVDLELPKAEKIAFAHDALAFTSLSEALANCDFDAVAVCTPTGAHAAVGIEALNSGKHVVIEKPAEISLAATDEIIAAQRRSGSKVTVISQHRFDPAAEILMQAISEGGLGRLTSGVAAINWWRGQNYYDSGDWRGTWALDGGGALMNQGVHTVDLLVAAMGKPVEVFAYTACLAHDRIEVEDVAVGVVKFDSGALGVLHGTTAAYPGLSARLQVHGERGSAIIDNDQLTFIHTTPVGHPRPEKPLGVSDSANQIDRHEVSNGSIPTAGANPGQLSDAHRYQYSNFLASIRGDEELRVGLAENRQSLSVILGAYESAQTGLPVRLA from the coding sequence ATGAAAAGCCCAACAAAGATACGCTTCGCCCTGGTCGGGGCCGGCGTCATAGGAAACCATCACCAGAAGGTCATGAAGGAGCTCTCCCCCGAGATCGAACTCGTCGCCGTCGTCGACCTGGAACTGCCCAAAGCGGAAAAAATCGCTTTCGCCCATGATGCACTCGCATTTACTTCGCTCTCAGAAGCGCTCGCTAACTGTGACTTTGATGCTGTTGCCGTCTGCACACCCACAGGGGCTCACGCAGCGGTGGGAATCGAGGCCCTGAACTCCGGCAAGCATGTCGTGATTGAAAAACCGGCCGAGATCAGCCTGGCAGCTACAGACGAGATAATCGCAGCGCAGCGAAGGTCTGGCTCGAAAGTCACCGTCATCTCCCAGCACCGCTTCGATCCGGCCGCGGAGATCCTGATGCAGGCGATCAGTGAGGGCGGACTTGGACGCCTGACGTCGGGGGTGGCAGCGATCAACTGGTGGCGCGGACAGAACTATTACGACTCGGGTGACTGGCGTGGCACTTGGGCCCTGGACGGCGGCGGGGCCCTCATGAACCAGGGCGTCCACACTGTCGATCTTCTAGTAGCTGCAATGGGCAAGCCAGTGGAAGTCTTTGCCTACACTGCTTGCCTCGCGCACGACCGCATTGAAGTCGAAGACGTCGCTGTCGGTGTCGTGAAATTCGACAGCGGCGCTCTAGGAGTCCTACACGGAACGACGGCGGCTTATCCGGGTCTGAGTGCCCGCCTTCAGGTGCACGGCGAAAGAGGCTCTGCCATCATCGACAATGACCAGCTGACATTCATCCACACCACTCCGGTTGGACATCCTCGGCCGGAGAAGCCACTTGGTGTCTCAGACTCCGCCAACCAAATTGACCGCCATGAGGTCTCCAACGGTTCAATACCCACCGCCGGCGCCAACCCGGGACAACTCTCTGACGCTCACCGCTATCAGTACAGCAATTTCCTCGCATCAATCCGTGGTGATGAGGAGCTTCGGGTTGGACTCGCTGAAAACCGTCAATCGCTCAGCGTCATACTCGGAGCCTACGAGTCTGCGCAGACCGGGTTGCCTGTGCGTTTGGCCTGA
- a CDS encoding CaiB/BaiF CoA transferase family protein has product MSHIDKRALSGLKVVEFAHVIAGPLAGTLLADLGADIVHVEDPGRGDPQRNAGPAKDGVHLWWKVAARNKRSVTLNLRTEEGRDLARKLAVWADVVICNFRVETLEKWELDFTSLNKINPKLIMLQVTGFGNSSSKRNSPGFGKVGEAMSGVVNITGFPDGPPVHTGFSHGDSVTGLMGAYAILAAAYRKNNDPDFQGEWIDLALYDGLFRLVEWQVIFYDQLGENPTRAGNQLAAAPAAVINTYMTKDGRWITVTSGTPRSVQNVATLVGEPLEDYATPAMQVQHRERLDELVRQWIKAHTLDECVAEMDRLEVVASPIYTVEDILKDETYRERENVIEIEDPDLGPVRMQNVFPRLTNHTGKVWRTAPSLGEHNDSFYAEDLGISPDGIAELRAAGTI; this is encoded by the coding sequence ATGTCTCACATTGATAAGCGAGCGCTCAGCGGCCTGAAAGTCGTAGAGTTCGCCCACGTCATCGCCGGCCCCCTCGCCGGAACACTTCTCGCCGACCTGGGCGCGGACATCGTGCACGTCGAGGATCCGGGGCGCGGGGACCCGCAGCGCAACGCCGGACCAGCCAAAGACGGAGTGCATTTGTGGTGGAAGGTGGCGGCCCGCAACAAGCGCTCCGTCACCCTCAACCTGCGCACCGAGGAAGGCCGCGACCTCGCACGCAAACTTGCAGTATGGGCGGACGTCGTGATCTGCAACTTCCGCGTGGAAACCCTGGAGAAATGGGAGCTTGACTTCACCTCGCTTAACAAGATCAACCCCAAGTTGATCATGCTGCAGGTCACTGGCTTCGGAAACTCGTCTTCCAAGCGGAACTCGCCCGGCTTTGGCAAAGTGGGCGAGGCGATGAGCGGGGTAGTCAACATCACCGGATTCCCCGACGGACCACCAGTGCACACAGGCTTCTCCCACGGCGACTCGGTCACCGGGTTGATGGGCGCGTACGCGATTCTGGCGGCCGCCTACCGCAAAAACAATGACCCGGACTTCCAGGGTGAGTGGATCGATCTCGCGCTCTACGACGGACTTTTCCGCCTGGTCGAATGGCAGGTCATCTTCTACGACCAGCTGGGCGAGAACCCGACCCGGGCCGGCAACCAGCTCGCGGCCGCCCCCGCCGCCGTCATCAACACCTACATGACAAAGGACGGTCGCTGGATTACGGTCACCTCGGGCACGCCCCGATCGGTGCAGAACGTGGCCACCTTGGTGGGCGAACCCCTGGAGGACTACGCCACACCGGCCATGCAGGTACAGCACCGTGAGCGGCTCGATGAGCTGGTGCGCCAGTGGATCAAGGCGCACACCCTCGATGAGTGCGTTGCCGAGATGGACCGTCTCGAAGTCGTCGCCTCCCCGATCTACACGGTCGAGGACATCCTCAAAGACGAAACGTACCGGGAACGCGAGAACGTGATTGAGATCGAGGATCCCGACCTCGGTCCCGTGCGCATGCAGAATGTTTTCCCACGCCTCACCAACCACACGGGCAAGGTGTGGCGGACCGCCCCCTCGCTGGGTGAGCACAACGACAGTTTCTACGCCGAGGACCTCGGCATCAGCCCGGACGGCATCGCAGAACTACGCGCTGCCGGCACCATCTAA
- a CDS encoding ROK family protein: protein MKSTSLELVPQIILRMVASGVATSRANISRQTGMARSTIGHHVDQMIGRGLLSEETAREGQRGRPSLGLRLGRSAGFTIALDFERSFTHLALSDATAALLDTEEVRVSLSSSPTDVLDLVLASAKELLERNGLLNEDVHQVVASIPAPVDFVNGVTAHRYIMPGWEGFELRRSLSAYFDAPALVDNNANMMALGAFTEGGPAQLPLLHLHLSMGIGAGLITADGKIHRGADGSAGDIGHLKAGGNRDLVCICGKTGCVGASASLRAVITQLRIHDEDSDEINDEHRLRGLIKSGDPAATAAVRDAATRLGELTAELVDIFNPRTIILGGEMVRLTDEVLAGIRSVVYREALPIATRNLSISMEPMGKQLALLGAAKVGALALLS from the coding sequence ATGAAATCTACGTCTTTGGAGCTGGTTCCTCAGATCATCTTGCGGATGGTCGCCTCGGGTGTGGCCACGAGTCGAGCCAACATCTCACGCCAGACTGGCATGGCGCGCTCCACGATCGGACATCACGTGGATCAGATGATCGGAAGGGGCCTGTTGTCCGAGGAAACTGCCCGCGAAGGTCAGCGGGGGCGCCCTTCTCTTGGTCTTCGGTTGGGCCGAAGCGCCGGATTCACGATTGCCCTTGATTTTGAGCGCTCCTTCACCCACTTGGCACTGTCCGATGCAACCGCGGCATTGCTGGATACGGAGGAAGTTCGAGTTTCTCTGTCGTCGTCGCCGACCGACGTGCTAGACCTCGTACTCGCGTCAGCCAAGGAACTGCTTGAACGCAATGGCCTGTTGAATGAGGACGTGCACCAAGTTGTCGCCAGCATCCCGGCGCCGGTTGACTTTGTCAACGGAGTCACTGCCCATCGATACATCATGCCCGGATGGGAGGGCTTCGAGCTTCGCCGGTCCCTGAGCGCTTACTTCGACGCGCCTGCACTGGTTGACAACAACGCCAACATGATGGCGCTGGGTGCTTTCACTGAAGGTGGACCAGCACAACTGCCTCTGCTGCATCTCCATTTGTCGATGGGTATCGGAGCAGGCCTGATCACTGCTGATGGAAAGATCCATCGTGGCGCTGACGGTTCCGCGGGCGACATCGGTCACCTTAAGGCGGGCGGAAACCGAGACCTTGTCTGTATTTGCGGTAAAACAGGGTGTGTGGGAGCATCTGCCAGCCTGCGTGCGGTCATTACCCAGTTGCGCATTCATGACGAGGATAGCGACGAGATCAATGACGAACACCGCCTGCGCGGTTTGATAAAGTCCGGTGACCCCGCGGCTACTGCCGCCGTGCGTGATGCAGCGACCCGCCTGGGGGAGCTGACAGCAGAACTGGTCGACATTTTCAACCCCCGCACAATCATTCTGGGCGGAGAAATGGTCCGGCTGACTGACGAAGTCCTCGCGGGGATTAGAAGTGTTGTATACCGTGAGGCGCTTCCGATTGCTACAAGGAACCTCAGTATCTCGATGGAACCCATGGGGAAGCAGTTGGCGCTCCTTGGCGCGGCAAAGGTAGGTGCGCTTGCGCTGCTTTCATAA
- a CDS encoding FAD-binding protein — translation MVQNEHPDCGWAVRLPKKLLAYVIRSALTSWVGPNNTMYQAGAILIGHSGKRIANEDSDKLMARAAAADEKNTAFMIFDERVARKFSAWPHPVSTFPGVAYAYVNDYKRFRSDVYHRAETIEELAASIGVASSVLNSTVDEWNADVANGKDSRFGRQHLGAGVSEGPFYGLGPMNAFITLADGGLAVDTELRVTQADGEAIPGLWAAGSTGQGGLQLLNHGLDIGWAIVSGRLAGRSVAQAPNRLDLEAIENAVV, via the coding sequence GTGGTACAAAACGAACATCCCGATTGCGGATGGGCTGTTCGACTGCCAAAGAAGCTGCTCGCATACGTCATCCGTAGCGCCCTGACCAGCTGGGTGGGCCCGAACAACACGATGTATCAGGCTGGTGCCATCCTGATCGGGCATTCCGGGAAACGGATAGCCAACGAGGACTCCGACAAACTCATGGCGCGCGCCGCAGCCGCTGATGAGAAGAACACGGCCTTCATGATCTTCGACGAACGGGTGGCCAGAAAGTTTTCAGCGTGGCCCCATCCCGTCTCGACCTTCCCCGGCGTGGCCTACGCCTACGTCAACGATTACAAGCGATTCCGCTCGGACGTCTACCACCGGGCTGAAACCATCGAGGAGCTCGCCGCGAGCATCGGCGTTGCCTCCTCCGTTCTGAACTCCACCGTCGATGAATGGAACGCCGATGTTGCAAACGGAAAGGACAGCAGGTTTGGCCGGCAGCACCTTGGCGCCGGCGTCAGCGAAGGACCGTTCTATGGTCTGGGCCCAATGAACGCCTTCATCACCCTTGCCGACGGCGGCCTCGCCGTCGACACGGAGCTGCGTGTGACACAGGCCGATGGCGAGGCAATACCGGGGCTGTGGGCCGCCGGTTCCACGGGTCAAGGAGGCCTCCAGCTCCTCAACCACGGCCTGGATATCGGATGGGCGATAGTCTCTGGCCGTCTCGCCGGACGAAGCGTAGCCCAGGCCCCGAACCGCCTCGACCTCGAAGCCATTGAGAACGCCGTAGTCTGA
- a CDS encoding amidohydrolase family protein, giving the protein MIIDTDRHVAVTDYRDVLAYLDKSWQKHFERKEFLGSVTEASNHIRVSSRFGEQPVSAAALPEADKVLLMPHQALTVNGWADGVAATEFLSGFNSLARDKWSSGNNVPVIVVQPGDPGWSAAEIRRRAAEHVFGAIALPLGAGLLGASHYDQIYEAAAETGLAIIVHFSGVEGLYAGAQPLGGGVHYSALSRQVLMSQLAESNITSLAFEGTLEKFPAVRFLFSGFGFSWLPSMLWRIDREWRTFRYDVPWVKHAPSKYVLEQVWLNTWPLKEATMDGDWARHFTTDALRSRIVFGSHSPFDGDAPGDVIKQLGPDDGALILSNGAALLPRVEAVTS; this is encoded by the coding sequence ATGATCATCGACACCGACAGGCACGTCGCCGTCACCGACTATCGCGACGTGCTCGCGTACTTGGACAAGTCCTGGCAAAAGCACTTCGAGCGCAAAGAGTTCCTTGGCTCCGTGACCGAGGCGAGCAATCACATACGCGTGTCAAGCAGGTTCGGTGAGCAACCTGTCTCTGCCGCCGCACTGCCCGAGGCGGACAAGGTTCTCCTGATGCCGCACCAGGCGCTCACCGTGAACGGGTGGGCCGACGGAGTCGCCGCCACCGAATTCTTGTCCGGTTTCAACTCATTAGCCCGCGACAAATGGTCGTCAGGCAACAACGTACCGGTTATCGTGGTTCAGCCAGGGGATCCAGGGTGGTCTGCGGCAGAAATCCGGCGCCGCGCTGCCGAGCACGTATTTGGTGCCATCGCTCTTCCTCTCGGGGCCGGCCTGCTTGGAGCGAGTCACTACGACCAGATCTACGAGGCGGCTGCCGAGACCGGACTCGCCATCATCGTGCATTTCAGCGGTGTCGAGGGCCTGTACGCCGGCGCCCAGCCGCTTGGCGGCGGCGTCCATTACAGCGCACTCAGCCGTCAGGTGCTCATGTCGCAGCTCGCTGAATCCAACATCACCAGCCTTGCCTTCGAGGGCACCCTCGAGAAGTTCCCCGCGGTCCGGTTCCTCTTCTCAGGTTTCGGTTTCAGCTGGCTGCCATCGATGTTGTGGCGGATCGACCGCGAATGGCGCACGTTCCGATACGACGTTCCATGGGTGAAACATGCGCCCAGCAAATATGTACTCGAACAGGTGTGGCTGAACACCTGGCCCCTGAAAGAAGCAACCATGGACGGCGACTGGGCGCGCCACTTCACGACCGACGCACTCCGGAGCCGCATCGTGTTTGGCTCGCATAGTCCCTTCGACGGCGATGCTCCCGGGGACGTCATCAAGCAACTGGGCCCGGACGACGGCGCCCTCATTCTCTCCAACGGTGCCGCTTTGCTTCCCCGCGTTGAAGCGGTGACGTCATGA